One Thermosinus carboxydivorans Nor1 genomic window carries:
- a CDS encoding LytR C-terminal domain-containing protein has protein sequence MVAAILCNQGFEVVGITTASQPTPNTVVTSYMTDTTDNAVVGKLISLPFKYVLNVTKNDAKADQVTVLVGKDYVEK, from the coding sequence ATGGTAGCCGCTATCCTGTGCAATCAGGGATTTGAAGTGGTAGGTATCACTACGGCTAGCCAACCGACGCCCAATACCGTCGTTACTTCCTATATGACAGATACGACCGACAACGCGGTCGTGGGCAAGCTGATTAGCTTACCTTTCAAATATGTGTTGAATGTCACCAAAAACGACGCCAAGGCCGACCAGGTCACCGTGCTGGTAGGCAAGGATTACGTTGAAAAATAA
- a CDS encoding (Fe-S)-binding protein produces MAYFLSCMTNMVNPSLGHAVIDVLERHDCEVVIPTNVQCCGTPHLAYGGYGDSRPFLPGHNIKLLLDAQPDFIVADCATCGGTLKEYDKLIPEAETFTKKVYDISEFLVNRLDIKLGSKLVEAVATYHDSCHLSRGQGVTAQPREILKSIPGLVFREMPEADRCCGGAGSFCITHYDVSSLILDRKIRNIKSVAPDIVATGCPACKMQIEHGIARHGLAIRVFHPLELLAQTYKDG; encoded by the coding sequence GTGGCTTATTTCCTGAGCTGCATGACCAATATGGTTAATCCTAGTTTGGGTCATGCCGTCATTGACGTATTGGAACGTCATGACTGTGAAGTGGTCATTCCGACCAACGTTCAGTGCTGCGGCACACCGCACCTGGCGTACGGCGGATACGGAGACAGCCGGCCCTTCTTGCCAGGGCATAACATAAAACTACTGCTAGACGCTCAGCCGGACTTCATTGTGGCCGATTGCGCCACTTGCGGCGGTACTCTGAAAGAATACGATAAGCTGATACCAGAAGCTGAAACGTTTACGAAAAAAGTGTACGACATTTCGGAATTTCTTGTTAACCGCCTTGATATTAAACTAGGCTCAAAATTGGTAGAGGCAGTAGCCACATACCACGATTCGTGCCACTTAAGCCGCGGGCAGGGAGTGACCGCTCAGCCCAGGGAAATTTTAAAATCCATACCCGGCTTGGTATTCAGGGAGATGCCAGAAGCTGACCGGTGTTGCGGCGGGGCAGGGAGTTTTTGTATAACTCATTATGATGTGTCGTCCCTGATACTGGACAGAAAAATACGGAACATCAAAAGCGTTGCGCCCGATATTGTCGCTACAGGCTGCCCGGCCTGCAAGATGCAGATTGAGCACGGTATTGCGCGACACGGCCTGGCAATCAGGGTCTTCCACCCGCTTGAACTGCTGGCCCAGACTTATAAAGACGGATAG